CAATTTGTTTTTCATCAGCAATTCTACCAACATAACAGAATTGATCCTTTTTAGTTAATCCTTCATTGTCATTAATTTTATCAACAAAATGAGGAATGACCTTGATTTTATTATCTTCAATATCAAATTCAGAATGGATATCTTCTTTTTGATAATCCGTAAGTGTAATCATTTTCTCAAACTTTTCACTATTATTTAATGCGTATTTATACGAACCGCGCGTTTTGTCTCCAACAAAGTGTGTACTATGAAACACTAAAACACGTTTTAACGATTTATTACATTCAGACAGTGCTCGATCAAGCAGCCTCGCATCACAAAACACAACATTTCCATCTTCAAAAAAATGATTATAATAGTATGTAAATAATTCTCTTTCAGTTTTAAAGAATTGATATGGATGATTATCTTTGAACAAAGAAATGTATAGTAATGCATTTTCTTTTGAATCTGAAAAATATTTCTTCAAATATATGTTTCCTTTTTTATCATAATATTCTTCATAAATTTTATAATATGTAATAGGTGAGAAATTAATAATTCTATGTAATGTCCCTTTTTCAGTGTATTGTCTTCTTTCTAATTTTCGTTTAGAAAATTGAGACATATAATCCTCAAACTCGACAACTTTTTTATCATGATAAAACCTTCTATATATAAAATATTGATCATTTTTATAATATCTAGCAACGTTATTTTTTAATTTAACTTCCATTCTAGGCATATTTATTTTCGTTGTCTTTACATCTTTTTTAAACCATGTCGAAACTTTCGGCTCTTCTAGCAATTGGTTCCCTGATAACCAATCATATATATTTTCAATAACCACATTATCTGAGATCAATCCTCTTTCTTTCAATTCATCATAAACGTATAAATAATGCGGATTGTAATTCGTTGTAATAATTGTAGACTGCTCGTTTAAATGTTCTTCTAAAAATTTTATTCTAGCCAAAAGCGACTTCGTTCTTCCCCCATGAATGGCTGGCAACGTAGATGTAACCGTGTAAATCATGAAAAATCCCCCTAATGATTCATTATGTATATATCAAATTTTTATTTCACAAAATTTCAATTTATACAATTACTAATATCCATTTTTTTCAATTCAAAACACTTTAAAGGTAAGGATTTTAGTTTTTTATAAGAAGTTTATAAAAAATGTAATGTAGAAAATAATTATAAAAAATCATACAATTTAAAATGAGATTTTACATTTTTATTAAGAAAGGAAATGCTTATGGATGCTAAAAACTATTTCGATTATTTACTATCTTTAGAAGGGAGATATTTATTAACTGCAAATCAACGAAAAGATTTGATTTCTTATCAAAACGGCATAGATGGCGAAAGTTACTTTAAAGCATTTTTAAATAACTTTTCACAACTATCCTATTTAAACGATTTTGAATTCGGATCGAACAATCATGTACAGATTGATTTTTTAGTAGCAACTACAAACAAATTAGTTATTTTTGAAATCAAACATTATAGTGATGAGTGGTACTTTGAAAACGATGTACTAAAGAATCGTTATGGTATTGAAGTGAAATCTCCATTATTGCAGTTGCAACGGCACCAACATGAGCTTCAACAATTACTTTATTCGTGTGGGCATCATCTTGAAATCGAAGGTTATATCGTATTTACAAATCCACATTTTATTCCATCATCCAGCTGGCCACACCATAACTCCCTTATATTGTTTCATGAACTTCATCAACTTTCTCCTATATTATCAATGAAAACATCCCAACAGACATTAGACATATTAAATGTTCTAACACTTCAATCGAAACGACATTCAACCTATTACCAAAAAGAAATCATTACACATTTTGATTTAAACATGGCTGGACTCAGATGCCCACATTGTCGGAAGTTTCATACAATAAAGATAATAAACAAAAAGAAATTCATTACTTGTTCACATTGTCATACTCAAACTAAAACTGAGAAACTAATCTTATTAAATTTAAAGGAATTGCTAATCTTAAAGAGATCGCCGTTTACTTTGAAAGAAGCCATTAAGTGGTGTTATCCAGTAAATGAACATACAATCAGACGTGTATGTAATAAGTATTTTCAGTCTGACACGAATAGAAATCAGCGCTTTTATTTAGATGGTAATAAATCAGATTGATATTGGTTTAAATGCTACACCCTTACTTGCACGTTTGCTCAGTCTTGCTAATAACGACACCTTTATTTGCACGTTCACTCATTCTTGCTAATAACGACACCTTTATTTGCACGTTCACTCATTCTTGCTAATAACGACACCCTTATTTGCACGTTCACTCATTCTTGCTAATATGGGCACCCTTATTTGCACGTTTACTCATTCTTGCTAATTACGACACCCTTACTTGCACGTTCACTCATTCTTGCTAATAACGACACCCTTATTTGCACGTTTGCTCAGTCTTGCTAATAACGACACCTTTATTTGCACGTTCACTCACTCTTGCTAATATGGGCACCCTTATTTGCATGTTTGCTCATTCTTGCTAATATGGGCACCCTTATTTGCACGTTTACTCATTCTTGCTAATTACGACACCCCTCACTCAACCTACCACCTCAATACACCGATACAAACGCCATAAAAAATGGGAGCGGGACAGAAATCTTATTTATATAAAAAAGATTTCGTAGTCCCGCCCCAGCAAGGATGACTAGAGTTAAAAAAAGCTTGATACAAGCGCATTTTTTAACTCAGTCATCTACTGCCAAGATACTAAAAGAGGCCGAGACATTATTAATGTCCCAGCCTCATCTCATATTTACATTAGTATTTGTGGATTTATATCTATTTCTAAACTGAGTTTATCTTTTAAATATTGTTCGTGATAATAGTCATCTAAATATTTTAACGCTGTTAACAACTCAGGTTCATTTTTAAATTTAATGAGTATTTGAAATCGATGTTGATTGTTGATTCTTGCTAATGGACTTGGCGATGGCCCTAATACAAATGATTGTGTTGATAGATGTTGCACGAGTATGCCATGAATATGCTTAGATGCTTTTAATACTTTTCGTTTATCAACATGACTGATTGTTAAATTCACGAGATAATAATAAGGTGGATACTTACCTATCTGCCTAAATTTCATTTCTTTTTGATAAAATGATAAATAATCATTCTTCGTAACATCTAATATCGCATAATGGTCTGGATTATAAGTTTGAATCATTACTTCACCTTGCTTCTCATGTCTTCCAGCACGGCCAGCTACTTGTGTCAGTAACTGGAATGTCTTCTCACTTGATCTAAAATCAGGTAAATTTAACATTGTATCTGCATTGAGTACACCAACAAGCGTAATGTTCTCAAAATCTAATCCTTTCGCTATCATCTGTGTTCCTAACAATATATTCGCTTCTTGATTGCCAAATGCCGTTAACAATCGTTCATGCGCACCTTTCCTAGATGTAGTATCAACATCCATTCTGATTACTTTCGCATTTTCAAAAGTTTCATATATTAATTCTTCTACTTTTTGTGTCCCAACACCCATTTGTCTAATATGTTCACTTTCACAACTTGGGCATAATTGTGGCATTTGTTCACTGTAACCACAGTAATGACATTTTAAATCATCTGTAGTTTTATGATACGTGAGTGAAATATCACAGTTTGGACATTGCGGTACATGTCCGCAATCTCTGCATAATACAAAGGATGAATGTCCACGTCTATTTAAGAATAATACAACTTGTTCGCCTTTATTAATTCTTTCTTGAATCGCTTCAGATAAACTATTTGAGAACATTGAACGGTTACCATCTTTCAATTCTTCTCTCATATCTATTAATTCTATTTCAGGCATTTTCTGCTGATTCACACGTTCAGGTAGCCCTAAATATTGATATACGTTCTTTTCTGCTCTAGCAAAAGTCTCTAAACTTGGTGTCGCAGAACCAAGTACGACTGGACATTTATGATATTCACTTCTCCATATTGCAATTTCTCTTGCATGATATCTTGGATAATCTTCTTGTTTGTACGTTGCTTCATGCTCTTCATCAATAATGATAAGGCCAAGCTTTTCAAATGGCGCAAAAATACTTGATCGTGCCCCTACTGAAACACTGGCTTTACCATCTCTAATCTTCTGCCATTCATCATATTTTTCACCTTTAGAAAGACCTGAATGAAGCACTGCTACTTCATCACCGAATCTCGCTTTAAATCGATTAACCATTTGTGGCGTCAATGCAATTTCAGGAACAAGCATGATCGCTTGCTCACCTTTTTGTAATACTTTTTCTATCGTCTGTAAATAAACTTCTGTTTTACCAGAACCCGTTACACCATGTAATAAAAACGTTTTTGATTCGTTTGCTTGAACCGCTTCATCAATTTGTGAATAAGCATCATGTTGTGCTTCAGTTAACGCTTTGTTATTTTCTTTTTCAAATATTCTATGTTCATAAGGATCTCTTTGTACAACTGCATCATATTTTTCTATGACACCATTTTTCGCTAAAGTGTTAATACTAGAAACTGAAAAGCCTTCTTCTTTTAACGTTTTTAATAATACATCTTCACGTCTATGTTCTATAAGATAATTAACAATATCCAATTGTTTATGCATTTTTTTCAGTGAATCAATCACTTCATCCAATCGATCGGTCACACAAAGTCGTACACAAGTTGCGTATTTTCTCGTTAATTGTTGCCCAACAATTGTATCTTTTATTAAAACTTCTGATTTAACATAACTTTCTAGTTCCGATACAATTTTTAATTTTTGTGCTTGATCAAAAGTTAACAACCCTTCACTATTAAAATAATTTAACAGTACGGCTGGTAAACCTTCTGCATCATTGATTTGATAAACCTTTTGATATTTAGCTTTAATAGCAGCTGGCAACATGATTTCTAACGCTGCAATTCTTCGTGCTAAATGAAAATTCGACATCCATTCGCTAAGTTCAATGAGTTCAGCAGTCAATTCTGGTTTAAAATCTTTAACGCTAATGAGTGGTCGAAGTTTCGAATCATCAATATCACTTGATTTATGCTCACCAATGTCGATGACGAAACCTTGAATTTTACGTGGCCCGAAAGGTACTTCGACTCTTACACCGACTTTAACAACATCTACAATATCGTTCGGGATTGTATAATCAAATATCTTATCAACATTTTTGACAGGTATGTCGACTACAACTTTAGCTATCAAGCTTCCCACCTACTAGTAATTTCATTTAATATTTTAAAAGCAATTTTCTGTTTTGTTTCTTTAGCTAAAGGTACACGTTCACCATTTGCGAAGAAGAGCTCGACTTCGTTATCTGATGATCTAAATCCTATTTCTTGATTAGCAACATGATTGGCTATAATAACATCTGCATTTTTCTTTTTTAATTTACCCATCGCATACGTTTCTACATTATCCGTTTCAGCAGCAAATCCTACTAAATATTGTTTATCTTTATGGTCACCTAAATATTTAAGAATATCTGTCGTTCTCTTAAAGGTCAGTTCTAAATTACCTTCTTTTTTCTTCATTTTATTATTAAACGTTTCTATTGGCGTATAATCAGCTACCGCAGCAGCTTTAATGATCATATCCATATCGTTCATATGTGTTTTCACTGCTTGGAACATATCTTCAGCACTTGTCACTTGAATAAATGTTAAGCCTTGTGGTTGTGGCAAATTCGTTTCCCCACTTACAAGAATGACGTTCGCGCCTAAATTTCTAGCCGCTTCAGCAAGTGCATAGCCCATCTTACCACTTGAACGGTTTGTAAAATACCTTACTGCATCTACTTTCTCTACAGTTGGTCCAGCTGTTACGAGGACATTTTTACCTTGTAAAGAAAATGTTTCAGGATGTGTTTGTTCATTAAAATAATCATCAATAATGGTTTTAATAGTGAGTGGTTCTTCCATACGTCCTTTAGCAACATAACCACATGCTAAATAACCCTCACCAGGCGCAATGAATTTGTATCCATAAGTTCTCAAACGAGACATGTTCTCCACAATCGATGGATGTTCTAGCATATGCACATTCATCGCTGGCGCTATAAATACAGGTGCTGTTGTAGCTAATAGTGTTGATGTCACCATATTATCTGCAATACCATTCGCCAACTTACTAATCGTATTAGCCGTTGCTGGTGCTACAACTACTGCATCTGCCCAATCAGCAAGTGTAATGTGCTGTATTTCTCTTACATCTTTTTCATCAAAGGTATCTGTGTATACCTCGTTACGACTGATTGCTTGAAATGCTAACGGTGTAACAAATTGTTGTGCATGTTCCGTCAGCATGACACGTACGTCATATCCGTTTTGTGTTAATTTGCTCGTCAAATCAATCGCTTTATAGGCTGCTATTCCACCCGTTACAGCTAGAAGTATATTCTTCATTTATGTAATCCTCCGATAACTCATTTCTTAATCTTAGTTTATATTATACATTCTTTAAAATAGACTGTCATGAAACAAACGTTGTTTAAACAAAATAAAAAGACCTTTTATGATTGGTTAAGTTTCCCAAACATAAAAGGTCTTTTTATATACGAATGATTAGTCTTCTAATTTTGCATACACTTTGTGTGCCGCAATCTCTTCAAGTGCTTGACCTACATTTTTTAATGAACGGTATTCGTCTAACAATAAACTTTCAGGGTTTTCTTGTAATTCGCGCGCTCTTTTAGCTGCAGTAGTAACAACTAAATATTTAGAATTAATACTGTCTTTTAATTCATTTTGTGGTGGATATAACATTATTTTTTTGCCTCCAATATCATTTTTCTATATCGTGCTTCAACACGTTCTCTCTTTAAATGTTCTGCTTCAACTATTGATTGTATACGTGCTTTCGCTAATTCAACCTCATCGTTCACAACAACATAATCGTAAAGATTCATCATTTCAACTTCTTTACGCGCTTCAAAAATACGGTTTTGGATAATTTCATCTGATTCAGTACCACGTCCAACAAGTCTCTCTTTCAAATGCTCTAAACTTGGTGGTGCTAAGAAAATGAAAAGCGCATCAGGGAATTTCTTCCTTACTTGTTTCGCACCTTCAACTTCAATTTCTAAAAATACATCATATCCTTTATCCATCGTATCTCTTACATATTGCACGGGTGTTCCATAATAATTACCAACATATTCAGCATACTCTATAAATTGATCATCGGCAATTAAAGCTTCAAATGCTTCTCTTGATTTGAAGAAATAATCAACACCATCTGTCTCTCCTTCGCGCTTTTTTCTAGTCGTCATAGAGATAGAATATTTAAAATCCGTACTTGGATCATCGAATATTGATTTTCGTACAGTTCCTTTACCCACTCCAGACGGTCCAGAGAGCACAATCAGTAACCCTTTTTCAATGTTCATGTCAAACGACCTTTCCTAATGAATACTAACGATTTATTATCATTTTGTTTTTTATATCTTACCATATTTTATTTCTCTGTGGCTAGAGTGTCTCTAAACTTTAAACAGAAATATACTCATTTAATGCCTTACATGTTACAATAAATTGACTTTTGAAAAAGGTGTGAAAACTTATGGCTTTTGATGGCTTATTTACAAGAAAGATCGTAGAAGATATACAGTCGCTCGTTACAGGGCGTATTCATAAAATTTCTGAACCAAGTTCAGATACAATTATTTTAACAATTAGAAGTGAAAGAAAGAATAAACAACTTTTATTATCTACACATGCTAATTTCAGTCGATTTCATTTAACTGCTGAAAAATTTGATAATCCTTTCGATCCTCCAATGTTTCTAAGAGTATTAAGAAAACATTTAGACGGCGGTATTGTTCAAAACATTCAACAAATTGGCAATGATAGATTGGTAGAAATAGATGTTCATTCAAGAGATGAAATTGGTGATTTAAGAAAACGAACAATCGTTTTAGAAATCATGGGTAGACATAGTAACATTATTTTAATTGATGAAGACCGTAAAATCATCGATGGTTTCAAACACCATACACCTAATACAAATACAGCACGTACAATTATGCCCGGGTTTAAATATGAATATCCACCTACTGTGAAGAAACTTAATCCTTTTGAAGTGGATGATATCAACACTTACATTGATTACAATTCAGGTAAAATTGATCGTCAGTTACTACAACAGTTTGAAGGATTCAGCCCGCTTATCACGAAAGAAATCGTATCTAGAAGACCATTTATGAATCAAACAACTTTAGTTGAATCATTTAATGAAGTCATGGAAGAAGTAAAACACAAAACACAACCTGTCATTTATACAGATGATTCAACAGGTAAAGAAATCTTCTATTTCATGCCATTGCATAGTTATGGTCAAGATTATACTGAATACGAAACTTTACATGAATGCTTAGACCGTTTTTACGAATCACGCGGAGAAAGAGAACGCGTGAAACAACGCGCACTTGATTTAGTTAAAATTGTCGATCAACATTTACAAAAAAATCGACATAAATTAGAAAAACTTATTAACGAAAAAGAAGCTGCACGTACAAAAGATGAACAACAGCTTTATGGTGAATTGATCACAGCGAATATGTATCAAATTAAACAAGGTGATAAAACATTAGAGACAATCAATTATTATAATAATGAACCAATATCTATACCTTTAAACCCTACTAAATCACCATCGATGAACGCGCAATACTATTACAAACAATATAATCGACTTAAGACGAGAGAAATAGAATTAGAAAAACAAATATCTCTCACTCAATCGAATATATTGTATTTTGAATCGTTAGAACAACAGCTTGCACATATATCTGTAGAAGACATCGATGATATGCGTGAAGAGCTTGAAGAGCAAGGCTTCGTTAAAAAACGTAAAAATAATAAAAAGAAAAAATCTAATAAAATCACATTATCAACTTTCGTCTCTTCTGATGGACAAACGATATTAGTTGGGAAAAATAATAAACAAAATGATTATTTAACACATAAAGCTTCAAGAAATCATCAACTATGGTTCCATACGAAAGATATCCCAGGATCACATGTTGTTATACAAGAAGACAATCCGACTCAAACTACTATTGAAGAAGCGGCAATGATTGCTGCATACTATTCAAAAGCAAGTCAGTCTGGACAAATTCCAGTAGATTACACAACAATTAAACATGTTCATAAACCAAGTGGTGCAAAACCTGGGTTTGTGACTTATGATAGTCAAACAACACTTTATGTTACGACTGATTATGACGACATTAAACGATTATTAAAAAAATAAACAAAACTAAAATATAAATGCTGTTCCAGTTAAGAGTGCCTGCAAAGACTAAATCTTTGCAGGCATTTTTTACGCTCTAACGTGATAGTCTGCAAAAACAATCTCGTTAGACGGTAAATGGACATCTAAAAAGCACGAATAATATACAAAAAATAAGAAAACATAGCGCTAACGAGATAGTTCTAAGAAACAATCTTTTTAGAAATTCTAACGAGATAGTCTGCGAAAACAATCTCGTTAGACGGTAAATAGACATCTAAAAAGCATGAATAATATACAAAAAATAAGAAAACATAGCGCTAACGAGATAGTTCTAAGAAACAATCTTTTTAGAATTTCTAACGAGATAGTCTGCGAAAACAATCTCGTTAGACGGTAAATAGACATCTAAAAAGCATGAATAATATACAAAAAATAAGAAAACATAGCGCTAATGAGATAGTTCTAGAAAACAATCTTTTTAGAATTTCTAACGAGATAGTCTGCAAAAACAATCTCGTTAGTTCGTTATTTCTTTCTATAAACAAAACAAGCGTATGAAATTTTATCACTATAATAAAATTTCATACGCTTTTTCTATATATTTACTATTAATTTATTTATTTTGTTGCGATTAAATCAATGCCGAACAACCATGGTACAAGGAACCAAACAAACGCGACGATGATAACACAACTGATAAGGTTTAACCAAAAACCAGCCGTCGCCATTTCTCGTATGGTTACTTTCTCTGTACCGAACACTATCGCATTTGGCGGTGTTCCTACTGGTAACATAAATGCACAGTTTGCCGCCATTGCTGCTGGAATCATTAATGCTAATGGATGCACATGAATACCAACTGCAATTGTTGCTAGGATCGGTAATATCATAGTTGCTGTCGCAGTATTAGATGTAATTTCTGTTAAGAATAGAACAAACATCGTAACGATAAAGATGATTAAGATGACATTCACACCATCTAAACCTGAAATTTGTTTCCCCATCCATTTATCTAATCCACTTTCTGTAATGGCTGACGCTACCGCTAATCCTCCACCAAACAGTAATAAAATCCCCCAAGGTAAATCCTTTGCTATTGACCAATCTAATATTCTTGCAAATTTTCTTTTAGCAGGAATTAAGAATAGGATTACAGTAATAAACATGGATATTGTTCCATCTTTAACCAACTCTGTAAATGGCAGTTGCGTTAATAAGAACTCTCGAGATACCCATAAAAATGCTGCTAAACAGAATAATGTAAATACAACTTTTTCTTCGTATGTTGTTTTACCTAATGCTTTTAATTCTTTCGTAATAATTTCTTTACCACCAGGTAATTCCTTCATATCGTGCTTAAATTTCATGAAATTTAAATATGCCCAAGTAATCGCCAGTAATATAATAACGGATGGTACACCCATAACCATCCATTGTCCAAAGCCAATTTCTTCACCAAATATCTTTTCGTATTGACCTTTTAAGATGATTAAAGGTGGTGTTCCGATTAACGTACCTAGCCCACCTATTGTACCTGCATATCCAATACCTAATACGAGTGATTTTTCGAATTGTGTCAGACTATGTTTCTCATTATCTTTGACAGTTAATTCGTGTGCTTCTTTAATAATTGCCATACCGATAGGAATCATAATCATAACAGCCGCTGTATTTGAAACGAACATTGATAATGCACCTGTCGCAACCATAAAACCTAATAATATACGACCCGTACTTGTACCAATACTTTTTATAATGACTAATGCGATTCTCGTATGTAAATTCCATCTTTCCATTGCAATTGCGATAATAAATCCTCCTAAGAATAAGAAAATAATATCATCACCATATGCACTTGAAACAGTCGCACTATCCATAATCCCGCCTAATGGAAATAAGAATAAAGGCATTAAACTTGTTGCCGGAATAGGTATTGCTTCAGTGATCCACCAAACTGCAACCCAAAGTGTCGCTGCTAAAACATAAACCCCTTTTTGACTTAAACCTTCAGCATTAAAGAATAATAAGACACATATAAATAATAATGGTCCTAAAATCAACCCGATTAATTGAGCCGTGTTATAAGCTTTCAATTCAGGTTCAGGCTTCGGTTCCTTTTGTGATTTTAGAGCATCAGTTGAAAAAAACTTCAACATTTCTTTCGTCCTGCCACTCTCTTTCCACAATTTTTGAGAAAACTTGTCTTCTCTTTTAGTCATATTTATACCCCCTTATATTTGTATTCGTTTACATTTTACCAAAGTTTTTACCACAGTAGTACCATTTTCTGAATATTCTATTATATAGGTTGTGTATTCTTTATTCTTTTTAGAATTTTAAAAGCTAGCTTCTATAGTAATATTTAGTGAATTATCATTTACTATTACACAAAAAGGCTGGGACATATATGTCCCAGCCTTTTTAGTATGATTAATGTTCATCTCTTTCGTTATCGAAAAAGCCATTTGACTCTAATTCTTTTTTAATGCTTTTAAATATATTCTTATCGTCTAAATCATATCTTCTTTGTCGATTTACATTCGTATTATTAGAATAACCATTACGTTCAAAAGATTGTGGATCTCTTACTTTATAATGATTAAAGTCAGCTGATTGGTTAGTATCTTTTTTTAGAAAATCATTAATATGTCCCCATTTTTGTATCTGCTCATTTTGTTCTTCTGCAGATAATCGATGTTGGTTTCCCATAAAGACCCCCCTTTTCTTGACTTTATTATAAAGTATCTTTCCAGTCTTTTAAAGTTTTTATATCTTTATTTTCGATATATCCTTTTTCTTCTGCAACCGTAATCAATTCATCATAATTTGATAATGTATAGAAAGGTATTTCCATTTGATTAAATGCTTGTTCTGCTTTATTAATACCATACGTAAATATTGCAAATACGCCTAAAACTTCAGCACCATCTTCAATTAAAGCTTCTACTGCATTAATTGAAGAACCACCAGTAGAGATTAAGTCTTCTATTACAACTACTTTTTTCCCTTTACTTGAAGCACCTTCGATTTGGTTCCCTTTACCGTGACCTTTACTCTTTGAACGGACATAACTCATTGGCAAGCGTAGCTCATCAGCGATAAATGCTGCGTGTGGAATACCTGCAGTAGCAGTTCCTGAAATGATTTCAGCGTCAGGTGCATGTTGCTCGATTAATTTAATTAAATTTTTATAAATATTTTCTCTAATTTCTGGATATGCTAATGTCACACGGTTATCACAATAAATAGGTGATTTTATTCCTGAACTCCAAGTATATGGATCTTCTGGTGATAGTGTTACAGCTTTAATTTCTAATAATGATTGTGCAATATTTTGTGTCATATTTTATCCCTTCCATCTTCTTAATATTTCATGATATCTTGCTACTGGATCTTCATGTTGTGTTATAGAACGACCTACGACGATATGTGTAGAACCTAATTTTTTTGCATCTTCAGGCGTTGTTACTCTTTGTTGATCATGCGTCTTATCAGATTCTAGTCGAATGCCCGGCGTCACTTTTAAGAAATCATTTCCAATATGTTCAGTTATCAATTGTGATTCAAGTGGCGAACAAACGACACCATCCAATTCAGCTTGTTTTGCTATTTCAGCATAATGAATCACAGCGTCTTCGATGGAACTTTGAATATTTTGTTCGCTTCTCATTTGTGCTTCTGTTGTCGATGTTAATTGTGTTACGGCAATCAATTTAGCATTAG
The Mammaliicoccus sp. Dog046 genome window above contains:
- a CDS encoding Rqc2 family fibronectin-binding protein; translation: MAFDGLFTRKIVEDIQSLVTGRIHKISEPSSDTIILTIRSERKNKQLLLSTHANFSRFHLTAEKFDNPFDPPMFLRVLRKHLDGGIVQNIQQIGNDRLVEIDVHSRDEIGDLRKRTIVLEIMGRHSNIILIDEDRKIIDGFKHHTPNTNTARTIMPGFKYEYPPTVKKLNPFEVDDINTYIDYNSGKIDRQLLQQFEGFSPLITKEIVSRRPFMNQTTLVESFNEVMEEVKHKTQPVIYTDDSTGKEIFYFMPLHSYGQDYTEYETLHECLDRFYESRGERERVKQRALDLVKIVDQHLQKNRHKLEKLINEKEAARTKDEQQLYGELITANMYQIKQGDKTLETINYYNNEPISIPLNPTKSPSMNAQYYYKQYNRLKTREIELEKQISLTQSNILYFESLEQQLAHISVEDIDDMREELEEQGFVKKRKNNKKKKSNKITLSTFVSSDGQTILVGKNNKQNDYLTHKASRNHQLWFHTKDIPGSHVVIQEDNPTQTTIEEAAMIAAYYSKASQSGQIPVDYTTIKHVHKPSGAKPGFVTYDSQTTLYVTTDYDDIKRLLKK
- the pyrF gene encoding orotidine-5'-phosphate decarboxylase, with translation MKNTPIIALDFATLEEVEQFLNLFDEPLFVKIGMELYLQNGPETIKMVKEKGHDLFLDLKLHDIPNTVKGALKGLGKFDIDLINVHAAGGIQMMQAGLEGLRSSNPNAKLIAVTQLTSTTEAQMRSEQNIQSSIEDAVIHYAEIAKQAELDGVVCSPLESQLITEHIGNDFLKVTPGIRLESDKTHDQQRVTTPEDAKKLGSTHIVVGRSITQHEDPVARYHEILRRWKG
- the pyrE gene encoding orotate phosphoribosyltransferase, which gives rise to MTQNIAQSLLEIKAVTLSPEDPYTWSSGIKSPIYCDNRVTLAYPEIRENIYKNLIKLIEQHAPDAEIISGTATAGIPHAAFIADELRLPMSYVRSKSKGHGKGNQIEGASSKGKKVVVIEDLISTGGSSINAVEALIEDGAEVLGVFAIFTYGINKAEQAFNQMEIPFYTLSNYDELITVAEEKGYIENKDIKTLKDWKDTL
- a CDS encoding SLC13 family permease, with the protein product MTKREDKFSQKLWKESGRTKEMLKFFSTDALKSQKEPKPEPELKAYNTAQLIGLILGPLLFICVLLFFNAEGLSQKGVYVLAATLWVAVWWITEAIPIPATSLMPLFLFPLGGIMDSATVSSAYGDDIIFLFLGGFIIAIAMERWNLHTRIALVIIKSIGTSTGRILLGFMVATGALSMFVSNTAAVMIMIPIGMAIIKEAHELTVKDNEKHSLTQFEKSLVLGIGYAGTIGGLGTLIGTPPLIILKGQYEKIFGEEIGFGQWMVMGVPSVIILLAITWAYLNFMKFKHDMKELPGGKEIITKELKALGKTTYEEKVVFTLFCLAAFLWVSREFLLTQLPFTELVKDGTISMFITVILFLIPAKRKFARILDWSIAKDLPWGILLLFGGGLAVASAITESGLDKWMGKQISGLDGVNVILIIFIVTMFVLFLTEITSNTATATMILPILATIAVGIHVHPLALMIPAAMAANCAFMLPVGTPPNAIVFGTEKVTIREMATAGFWLNLISCVIIVAFVWFLVPWLFGIDLIATK